In a genomic window of Choristoneura fumiferana chromosome 19, NRCan_CFum_1, whole genome shotgun sequence:
- the LOC141438613 gene encoding rho GTPase-activating protein 190-like, which produces MATDFIQRKRYLETAFYTPFFKEVWEKKGEIERAFRMEQPHNLPDVATARPNPPPHDRHAPYHKMEHKLTNSLDLLIGPDSRADIDSEYSDTLNNSKNRGFLKGFSVYPPPSTPPEPAPPDHRIHADLSPDLNCSEDSLSTHESDGGGVWQPASYGHRAFTTGRARPHPPPPRQRHSQTLKQPGKLDLNNYAMVSDALQQITIGPPHPRERKSQRSGWSHSSGQAGHHHPSGVSSETELDAQYAQIKETNEYMEAPSMMRLRRHRRHEKTPLHQPSFSETDSSGSSEASGGAARLHARRRHNAHHAPKHYKKRSLGNLVAVQSPRVPKLGMFVGPPELPTGYRARPVEDKVASESSEGSSDGETRRPRPLPPPPHHEPAIKMLAGEYPSSAQDNSSSSTADTRRRHHPFSKHDRRHKDFSKSKDSKKNSQLASTASAANWGPQGPHGVPLFVEKCIQFIEREGLASEGLYRVPGNRAHVDMLFSKFHEDPNVDMDSLDIPVNAVATALKDFFSKKLPPLLDEASMEQLEDIAAMRGCIAGGVELKDRSWRLLALRSLLNNSLTCVARATLDYLLDHFARVADNSKLNSMDSKNLAICWWPTLLPVQFSDMGRFEMTRPYLEDIVQTMIDQHPFLFRGQEAFVMV; this is translated from the exons GGAGCAGCCGCACAACCTGCCCGACGTGGCCACCGCCCGCCCCAACCCCCCGCCCCACGACCGGCACGCGCCGTACCACAa AATGGAGCACAAACTGACGAACTCGCTGGACCTGTTGATCGGGCCCGACTCCCGCGCAGACATCGACTCGGAGTACAGCGACACACTCAACAACTCAAAGAACCGAGGCTTCTTGAAAG GTTTCAGCGTGTACCCCCCGCCGAGTACGCCGCCGGAACCGGCGCCGCCCGATCACCGGATACACGCCGATTTGTCCC CCGACCTCAACTGTTCCGAGGATTCGCTCAGCACCCACGAGTCAG ATGGCGGCGGCGTGTGGCAGCCAGCGAGCTACGGGCACCGCGCGTTCACGACGGGCCGCGCGCGGCCgcacccgccgccgccgcggcaGAGGCACTCGCAGACGCTCAAG CAACCTGGGAAATTGGACTTGAACAACTATGCGATGGTGAGCGACGCACTACAGCAGATCACCATCGGACCACCCCATCCAAGGGAAAGAAAG TCGCAGCGGTCGGGATGGTCGCACTCGAGCGGGCAGGCCGGCCACCACCACCCCTCAGGAGTCAGCTCGGAGACGGAACTAGACGCGCAGTATGCTCAG ATAAAAGAAACGAATGAATACATGGAAGCGCCATCTATGATGAGACTAAGGAGGCACAGAAGGCACGAGAAGACGCCGCTACATCAGCCAT CTTTCTCTGAGACGGACAGTTCGGGGTCGAGCGAGGCGTcgggcggcgccgcgcgccTGCACGCGCGCCGGCGGCACAACGCGCACCACGCGCCCAAACACTACAAGAAACG GTCACTGGGTAACCTGGTGGCGGTTCAGAGTCCACGCGTCCCCAAACTGGGCATGTTCGTGGGCCCGCCGGAGCTACCTACTGGCTACCGCGCCAGGCCCGTCGAGGACAAAG TAGCGAGCGAGTCGAGCGAAGGCAGTTCGGACGGTGAGACGCGGCGGCCGCgaccgctgccgccgccgccacaCCACGAACCTGCAATCAAG ATGTTAGCGGGCGAATACCCCTCGTCAGCGCAGGATAATTCGTCTTCCAGCACGGCAGATACGCGGCGTCGGCACCACCCTTTCAGCAAGCACGACCGCAGGCACAAG GATTTTTCAAAGAGCAAAGATTCAAAGAAGAACTCTCAACTAGCTAGCACGGCGTCGGCAGCGAATTGGGGGCCGCAG GGCCCCCACGGCGTGCCGTTGTTCGTGGAGAAGTGCATCCAGTTCATCGAGCGGGAAGGGCTCGCGTCCGAGGGGCTGTACCGTGTGCCCGGGAACCGCGCGCACGTCGACATGCTCTTCAGCAAGTTCCATGAAG ATCCCAACGTGGACATGGACTCGCTGGATATCCCGGTGAACGCTGTGGCGACGGCGCTCAAGGATTTCTTCTCGAAGAAACTTCCGCCGCTGCTCGACGAGGCTAGTATGGAGCAACTCGAAGATATTGCGG CGATGCGTGGCTGCATCGCGGGCGGCGTGGAGCTGAAGGACCGCAGCTGGCGGCTGCTCGCGCTTCGCTCCCTCCTCAACAACAGTCTCACCTGCGTCGCGCGCGCCACGCTCGACTACCTGCTCGACCATTTCGCCAG GGTGGCAGATAACTCGAAGCTAAACTCAATGGACAGCAAGAACCTAGCCATATGCTGGTGGCCGACGCTGCTGCCCGTCCAGTTCTCAGACATGGGCCGGTTCGAGATGACGCGGCCGTATCTAGAGGACATCGTGCAGACCATGATCGATCAGCACCCCTTCCTGTTCCGCGGGCAGGAGGCCTTTGTTATGGTGTGA